CCTGTGGGATGTATGGCAGAACCGCTACCAGGTGATGCGCGACCGCAGCTGGGCAAAAATTGGCGACTGCAAGACTTGCAAGTACTGGCGCTACTGCGAAGGCTCCAGTCTTCATTTACGTGACGAGAAAACCAAGGAACTAGCCTATTGTCATGTAGCGAGATTAGAGGACGCTGGAGCGTGATGACAAATGCGTAAGGCGAGCGTCGCGACCAAGTCTCGCTTGGGCATGACCGAGCCTAGCATTTGGTACTTGAGCGAAGCGAAAGTACAAAAGACCAAGGAATTGGCCTACTGCCACGTAAAGCGTTTGGAAGACGCGGGGGCATAATAAAAAGGAGGGTTGGTTTGAATATTCGTAAGCATTGGAAAAAGATATTGCTGTCTTCGGCGGCTCTCTTCTGGGCTAGTTGTGGCGGAGACAGCGAAAGTACACCGATTGCCGGCCCTTGTGGCGATTGCGGTGAATTCCCGTCAAGCAGTTCCGAGGCTCTTCCCGAAAGTAGTTCGGACGACGCTGTGTCTAGTAGTTCCGAAGAGGCGTCGAGCAGCTCGGAGGCAATATCTTCGTCTTCCATGAACATGCCTTACAGGCTGGCAAGCGATACCACCATTGCATGTTCCGCAGCTATGCTTTCGGCCGGAAACGGGTGTCTTGATCCCGTGGAAGTTGCAAAAGTAGATTCTCCGGAAGAAATCATGCGCAAGTTGCAGGAGAACCGGAGCCTTACGCTGGAAGAACTTTCCCAGTTGGAAGACGACCTTTTGGGCGAACGGTTAGATGTTCCCCTCTATGGTGTGAGCCCCTATACTTGCGTCCATCATGCGATGACTTTTACTTATACATGTTCCGATGGGAAAAAGTATATCGCTCAGGAAGGGAGTCCGGCCTACATCGTGAAAGATAGCTTGCTTTACACTATGGAGGAATACGAGGCAAAATTCCCCGAATCAAGTAGCTCCAGCGAAGCCGTGTCCAGCAGCAGCGAGGAAGTTGGCGAACCTCCGTCTCCCTTGTGCCAGAAGAGCGATTTTATTGACCGCTCCGAATTAGAGGAAAAGTTTACGGCTGACAAGGATGCCATCATCGATAGCGTGAAGACTGCCGAAGGGGATCCCCAGCTTGAAGAAAAGCTAGAATGCTTGAAATATATTTACGAGGATTCTTCGGCACTCAATTTTAGCGGATATGTCGCCAAGACGCAGACCTGCGACGGCGAATCCGTGGTAAATCCGCGCTATCAGACGAAACTCGATAACAATCGGGACTATGTCGTGAGACAGATTAACCGGTGCCTGAACCCGCCGGAGTAAATTCCGTTTTTCTATCTTTGTATTCGTATGAGTACAAAGATTTTTTATACCCTGACCGACGAGTCGCCGTTCTTGGCGACGCAATCCCTCCTCCCGATCGTAACCGCTTTCGCGAAGACTGCGGACATTGACGTGGAGACAAAGAACATTTCGCTCCCGGCGCGCATTCTGGCGGCATTTGCCGACACGCTCCCGGCTGGCACTACGTTTGCGGGGAGTCCCGTGAGCGACGACCTCGCTTTTTTGGGCGCGCTTACGCTCAAGCCTGAGGCGAACATCATCAAGCTCCCGAACATCTCGGCATCCGTGCCGCAGCTCAAGGCCGCCATTGCTGAACTCCAGCAGAACGGCTACGCGCTCCCGGATTACCCGGATGCGCCCGCGACCGACGAGGAGAAGGCCATCCGCGCCCGCTACGACAAGGTGAAGGGTTCCGCGGTGAACCCGGTGCTCCGTCAGGGCAACTCCGACCGTCGCGCCCCGAATGCGGTGAAGAACTTTGCCCGCAACAACCCGCACAGCAACGGCACGTGGAATACTTCCGTGAAGACCCGCGTGGCGAGCATGGATGCGGATGACTTCTACGGGAACGAAAAGTCCATCACGCTTGCCGATGCCGACACGTTCAAGATTGAATTCGTGGATGCAAGCGGCGCCGTTACCGAACTGCGTGCCGCAAAGCCGCTCCTGAAGGGCGAAATCCTCGACGCGACGGTGCTCCGCATGGCGTCTCTCGAAAAGTTTATCGCCGCCCAGATGGCCGAAGCGAAGGCTCAGGGCCTGCTGTTCTCGGTGCACCTGAAGGCGACCATGATGAAGGTCTCTGACCCGGTGCTGTTTGGTGCTTTTGTGCGCGTGTTCTTCAAGGACGTGTTCACCAAGTATGCCGACCTGTTCAAGGAACTCGGTATCGATGCGAACAACGGCCTAGGCGATTTGTACAAGCGCCTTGAAGGCAATGCCAAGGAAGCCGAAGTGAAGGCCGCGATTGACGCCGCGCTTGCTGCCGGTCCGGATTTGGCGATGGTCGATTCCGCGAAGGGTATTACCAACCTGCATGTGCCCAGCGACGTGATTATCGATGCCTCGATGCCTGCGATGATTCGCAATTCCGGTTGCATGTGGAACAAGGAAGGCAAGCTGCAAGAAGTTGTCGCTTGCATTCCGGACCGCTGCTACGCCGGCATCTACGACGAGACGGTCAAGTTCTGCAAGGAAAACGGTGCGTTCGACCCGAAGACGATGGGAACCGTTCCGAACGTGGGCCTCATGGCCCAGGGCGCCGAAGAATACGGCAGCCACGACAAGACTTTTGTTGCCAAGGGCAAGGGCGTTATCCGTGCCGTGAATGGCAAGGGCGAAGTGCTCTTGCAGCAGGACGTGGAAGTGGGTGACATTTTCCGCATGTGCCAGGCCAAGGACGCTCCGGTACGCGACTGGGTGAAGCTCGCCGTGACCCGCGCCCGCGCCTCCAGCACGCCGGCTATTTTCTGGCTCGACCCGGAACGCGCGCATGACCGCGAAATCCAGAAGAAGGTCGAGGCCTACCTGCCGGAACACGACCTGAACGGCCTCGATATCAAGATCATGAGTCCGCGCAAGGCTATCGTCGAGACGATGAAGCGCGCGAAGGCCGGCCTCGATACCATCGGCGTTACGGGCAACGTGATGCGCGATTATCTCACCGACCTGTTCCCGATTCTTGAGGTTGGAACTTCGGCGAAGATGCTCTCCATCGTGCCTTTGATGGCCGGTGGTGGCCTCTTCGAGACCGGCGCGGGCGGCTCTGCCCCCAAGCAGGTGCAGCAGTTCCTCGCCGAAAACTACCTGCGTTGGGATTCCCTCGGTGAATACTTCGCGCTGGTGCCGTCGTTCGAGCAGGTCGCTACGCAGACCGGCAACAAGAAGGCCCAGGTTCTGGCCGATACTCTCGATGCCGCGAACGGAAAGATTTTGCAGTTCAACCGCACGCCTGCCCGCAAGATTGGCGAACTCGATAACCGCGGTTCTCATTTCTACCTCGCGATGTACTGGGCCCGCGCCCTTGCCGACCAGAAGGCCGATGCGGAACTCGCCGCGAAGTTTGCCCCGGTGGCTGCCGCCCTCGAAGCGAAGGAAAGCGAGATTGTCGCTGCCCTCGCCGCAGAACAGGGCAAGCCGGCAGACATCGGCGGTTACTACATCCCGAAGGCGGATCTGTTGAAGAAGTGGATGCGCCCGGTGGAGGCGTTCAACGCCGTCATCGACGCGATTTAGTTGTAATATTCCAATTTGGAATGAAATTAGGGGCCTTTTAGGCCCCTTTTTGTGTGCATAGGAACACAAATGAAAGAAGTTGCGCCGCAATCCGTGTTGCTTTTTATATGAAAATAATTATTTTCGTGTAGACGATCCAAATTTCGTAACAAACGAAAGGAGTGCCGTTATGACATGGATGATGAAAAAGTTCTGTTTTTTCGCGATGGCTTTGCCCATGGTGTTTTTTGCTGCATGTACGACGGATGGCCCGACGCAAATCATTATGTCGAATGGCGATATCTATAGCGAAGAGGAATATAACGATCTTGTCAAGAAGGGCGAAATTGACGAAAACGGAAATTATGTCGTGAAGGAATCTGAAGCCAAGTCCTCGAGCTCATCGAATGTGTCTTCCAGCTCGGCGAAATCGAGTTCCAGTTCCGAAAAGGTCAGCTCCAGCTCCGAGAAAAAATCTTCTTCTTCGGACAAAGTTGAGTCCAGCTCCAGCGAAGAAAAGTCCTCCAGCTCAGAAAAAGTGGAATCGAGTTCGTCTGCACCTGAGTCGAGCGCGGTTGCTGGCAAGGAAACTATTGTGGATGAAGATGAGGGCGAGTTCTCTATCGGTACGGACGATATGGAGGAACTGCCCGAGAACGAACAGTCTGAACTCGACAGCCTGAAGGAACTTCTGGATAACGGGGAAACCGTAGATGGGTTCGAAAAAACTGATTCGTCATTTGACGAGGAATCTTTGCTGTACGAGGATTTTGACGAGAATGA
This window of the Fibrobacter sp. genome carries:
- a CDS encoding NADP-dependent isocitrate dehydrogenase, whose amino-acid sequence is MSTKIFYTLTDESPFLATQSLLPIVTAFAKTADIDVETKNISLPARILAAFADTLPAGTTFAGSPVSDDLAFLGALTLKPEANIIKLPNISASVPQLKAAIAELQQNGYALPDYPDAPATDEEKAIRARYDKVKGSAVNPVLRQGNSDRRAPNAVKNFARNNPHSNGTWNTSVKTRVASMDADDFYGNEKSITLADADTFKIEFVDASGAVTELRAAKPLLKGEILDATVLRMASLEKFIAAQMAEAKAQGLLFSVHLKATMMKVSDPVLFGAFVRVFFKDVFTKYADLFKELGIDANNGLGDLYKRLEGNAKEAEVKAAIDAALAAGPDLAMVDSAKGITNLHVPSDVIIDASMPAMIRNSGCMWNKEGKLQEVVACIPDRCYAGIYDETVKFCKENGAFDPKTMGTVPNVGLMAQGAEEYGSHDKTFVAKGKGVIRAVNGKGEVLLQQDVEVGDIFRMCQAKDAPVRDWVKLAVTRARASSTPAIFWLDPERAHDREIQKKVEAYLPEHDLNGLDIKIMSPRKAIVETMKRAKAGLDTIGVTGNVMRDYLTDLFPILEVGTSAKMLSIVPLMAGGGLFETGAGGSAPKQVQQFLAENYLRWDSLGEYFALVPSFEQVATQTGNKKAQVLADTLDAANGKILQFNRTPARKIGELDNRGSHFYLAMYWARALADQKADAELAAKFAPVAAALEAKESEIVAALAAEQGKPADIGGYYIPKADLLKKWMRPVEAFNAVIDAI